Proteins encoded in a region of the Hymenobacter sp. DG25B genome:
- a CDS encoding helix-turn-helix transcriptional regulator, with protein MKHKNTRISQDHEDAGGAEIPQQKLLGLLKLIRLLKEPGGHTMPELLELLGKKLRTMQRYLSLLENVGYPVDKTAGTPTRYFLFEPAPEGRGIRHEPLTTAEADLLALRLADLGTPTPVLTSLRQKLQLPTLLLPQPHELHSLRLSRILDTLTLAIALRRRVRLLAYESTNTGTVRNRDVEPLALANNYTQLATNDLESGEFRIYNLSRMGGAELLDAPCTMPDSSRRPDIFGMADTDEWKAVELLLTERAYKLLLRESAETAADCRPAPPAPGEAGRTYHYRGRVHGYDGVGRFVLGLPTEVQVLAPDELREFVRDKVARSIW; from the coding sequence ATGAAGCACAAGAATACGCGCATTTCACAAGACCATGAGGATGCCGGTGGCGCCGAAATTCCGCAGCAGAAGCTGCTGGGGCTGCTCAAGCTTATCCGGCTGCTGAAAGAGCCAGGCGGGCACACCATGCCGGAGCTGCTGGAGCTGCTGGGCAAAAAGCTCCGCACCATGCAGCGCTACCTGAGCCTGCTGGAAAATGTGGGGTATCCTGTCGATAAAACGGCAGGCACGCCCACCCGCTATTTCCTGTTCGAGCCGGCCCCCGAAGGCCGGGGCATCCGTCACGAGCCCCTGACCACGGCAGAAGCCGACCTGCTGGCCCTGCGCCTGGCCGACCTGGGCACGCCCACGCCCGTGCTCACCAGCCTGCGCCAGAAGCTGCAGCTGCCCACCCTGCTACTGCCCCAACCCCACGAACTGCACAGCCTGCGCCTGAGCCGCATTCTGGACACCCTAACGCTGGCCATTGCCCTGCGCCGCCGAGTGCGGCTGCTGGCCTACGAGTCGACGAACACCGGCACCGTGCGCAACCGCGACGTAGAGCCGCTGGCCCTGGCCAACAACTACACGCAGCTGGCCACCAACGACTTGGAAAGCGGGGAGTTTCGTATCTACAACCTCAGCCGCATGGGCGGGGCCGAACTGCTAGACGCGCCCTGCACAATGCCCGACTCCAGCCGCCGCCCCGATATATTCGGCATGGCCGACACCGACGAGTGGAAGGCCGTGGAGCTGCTGCTCACGGAGCGTGCGTACAAACTGCTGCTGCGCGAGTCGGCAGAGACGGCTGCGGACTGCCGCCCCGCGCCCCCCGCCCCAGGGGAAGCCGGCCGGACTTACCACTACCGGGGCCGGGTGCATGGCTACGACGGTGTGGGGCGCTTCGTGCTGGGCCTGCCCACGGAAGTGCAGGTACTGGCCCCGGACGAGCTGCGTGAATTTGTGCGCGACAAAGTCGCCCGCTCCATATGGTGA
- a CDS encoding restriction endonuclease subunit S, whose protein sequence is MLFSKLRPYLAKALLAPQNGVAVGEILVLSPMEEMLHSSFLLNRVLSPGFIEEVDSSTYGSKMPRASWKFIGEMKIPVPSLKEQQAIVDFIEVKTSKINEATAAIHAQIQTLKAYRQSLISEVVTGKVDVRPAVLAPEADLPLWQQ, encoded by the coding sequence GTGCTCTTCAGTAAGCTACGCCCCTATTTGGCTAAAGCATTGTTAGCCCCACAAAATGGCGTAGCTGTTGGAGAAATACTGGTGTTATCGCCAATGGAAGAAATGCTCCACAGTTCCTTCCTACTCAATCGTGTTTTGTCACCTGGCTTTATTGAAGAAGTAGACAGCTCTACTTATGGTTCTAAAATGCCAAGAGCAAGCTGGAAGTTCATTGGGGAAATGAAAATCCCTGTTCCTTCTTTGAAAGAACAACAAGCTATTGTTGATTTTATCGAAGTCAAAACCAGCAAAATAAATGAGGCCACGGCCGCCATTCACGCCCAAATTCAAACCCTGAAAGCCTACCGCCAGTCGTTGATTTCGGAAGTGGTAACGGGAAAGGTAGACGTGCGCCCGGCTGTGCTGGCCCCCGAGGCCGACCTGCCGCTGTGGCAGCAGTAG
- a CDS encoding DEAD/DEAH box helicase, with the protein MPTAAAPRDFFTHRLESSLLGPGSDTYTGDPATEVLDDFPLQRYYTGILFPDRAAEQDPGTDEEEYAKAELADEPEDAEDSEPNGAEIYPEAGVATDDAPAPVPADASEARDEYAAANHYFPSNLGLTCCVPATSGQLRVTVRGASYRPWQASRDQLAVQLAPNEWERLRAALSETLRQKLAYDETSITLTLVAALKGNSRRKRSDDFAEVDRLGAKTSELRNSPGVAALDKLLRPANRLWQRLPFEWTFLADLNQPEVKYTAGAEGPEGLVCWVKTYTVAAEPQRGEPARRYVKLLVHNAVERHPAREFSNANEKLNKKSRFQVSVAANLPDGAALLPYKPDFNRFTAGDQEAAILNYQYRDCPSYGIGHGAAAAWEGNPANPPTMLRSTFLPTVDVPGVSTVLRPAATAAQDQAMKEVLDLRNLSHWGEAAYPANRLQELLTLFLDEYAAWTRRQASEARQEPVNEDCYAPLLANQAEALERMRHAVALLGRDQRVLEAFRRANTAMLLQMIISDDLAYAGEPKPYDDFPEHYAATNYTELEGFRNHPGRRARGGGHIPFSYRPFQLAFLLMSLNSVTVNEARDAEAQGTAGQLPDRELVDLIWFPTGGGKTEAYLAVTALAIIWRRWHGGERGQKGVAVMMRYTLRLLTTQQSERASRLMCALEFLRTMWRDAAGRKVLGREPLTLGLWVGQATTPNTRAEAGQAYEELLEEIRQTNYQLNRPKTKAKAKEYTRKPSFQKNVFQLASCPWCGCETISVQRGQYHTGFDATGQLTCLNERCHFGQRDAAGQAIHPVPVSVVDEELYKHPPTLLFATVDKFAMLPHKEKAGLFFRQAGTAPPGLIIQDELHLLSGPLGSLTGLFERVVKELCTDPLGQRPPKIIASTATTRNTAAQVRALYDRPVSIFPPAGIRYDDSFFAYNTSESQRRHVGVMATGKTNLDMQLQLVSLLLLARTEAWRALRPTYATEADALTRLDRYWTLVLYYNSLRDVGKMYNKVSSEVFGLLQAGHQHLNLDGPGRQWPYYGLMSRTRELTSRVESNKIKDALHELGEPLKLNAADSEQRRVVSGVDLVLASNMLSVGIDIGRLNLMVLCGQPRNSAEYIQASSRVARTDQGLVFSLLDANRAREKSIFEQYTGFNQTYYKHVEPLSLTPFTPQTLDRMLNSLLVTWVRHYKGQPAAAFELEMATALGELLGEQLTEDPALAANLQARLAVLANDWLAKKQAGLSVDKPLHYKNKKHNTPLLSKEPGEPHHPNHWNLPTSMREVDTETTLGFRPEAEPVAAAPAMPTI; encoded by the coding sequence ATGCCAACTGCCGCTGCACCGCGCGACTTCTTTACCCACCGTCTCGAAAGCTCGCTGCTGGGGCCGGGCAGCGACACCTATACAGGTGACCCGGCAACCGAAGTGCTGGATGATTTTCCCTTGCAGCGCTACTACACCGGCATTCTGTTTCCCGACCGGGCCGCTGAGCAGGACCCCGGCACGGACGAGGAAGAATACGCCAAAGCCGAGCTGGCCGATGAGCCGGAAGACGCCGAAGACAGCGAGCCCAACGGGGCCGAAATATACCCCGAGGCCGGCGTAGCCACCGATGATGCGCCGGCCCCGGTGCCCGCCGACGCCTCCGAAGCCCGGGATGAGTATGCAGCCGCCAACCATTACTTCCCGAGCAACCTGGGCCTGACCTGCTGCGTGCCTGCAACGTCCGGGCAGCTGCGCGTAACGGTGCGGGGTGCCAGCTACCGGCCCTGGCAGGCAAGCCGCGACCAACTGGCGGTGCAGCTGGCTCCGAACGAGTGGGAGCGACTGCGAGCGGCGCTATCCGAAACGCTGCGGCAGAAGCTGGCTTACGACGAGACAAGCATAACGCTGACGCTGGTGGCCGCCCTCAAGGGCAACAGCCGCCGCAAACGAAGCGATGATTTTGCCGAAGTCGACCGCCTGGGGGCCAAAACCAGCGAGTTGCGCAACAGCCCCGGCGTAGCGGCCCTCGACAAGCTGCTGCGCCCCGCTAACCGCCTCTGGCAGCGTCTGCCCTTTGAATGGACGTTTCTGGCTGACCTCAACCAACCGGAAGTAAAATATACCGCCGGGGCCGAAGGCCCGGAAGGGTTGGTCTGCTGGGTAAAAACCTACACCGTCGCTGCCGAGCCCCAGCGCGGAGAGCCAGCCCGGCGCTACGTCAAGCTACTAGTGCACAATGCCGTGGAGCGACACCCGGCGCGCGAGTTCAGCAATGCCAACGAGAAGCTGAACAAAAAAAGCCGGTTTCAGGTGAGCGTGGCGGCCAACCTTCCCGATGGCGCCGCGCTCCTGCCCTACAAGCCCGATTTCAACCGCTTCACGGCCGGCGACCAGGAAGCGGCCATTCTAAATTATCAGTACCGCGACTGCCCCTCCTACGGCATCGGCCACGGCGCGGCGGCGGCCTGGGAAGGCAACCCGGCCAACCCACCCACGATGCTGCGCTCTACGTTCCTGCCGACGGTGGACGTGCCCGGCGTGAGCACGGTGCTGCGGCCCGCCGCCACCGCCGCGCAGGACCAGGCGATGAAAGAAGTGCTGGACCTGCGCAACCTTTCGCACTGGGGCGAGGCTGCCTACCCCGCCAATCGCCTGCAGGAACTCCTGACGTTGTTCCTGGATGAGTATGCGGCCTGGACGCGCCGCCAGGCCTCCGAGGCCCGGCAGGAACCCGTGAACGAGGACTGCTACGCTCCGCTGCTGGCAAATCAGGCCGAAGCCCTGGAACGGATGCGCCACGCGGTGGCGCTCCTGGGCCGTGACCAACGCGTACTCGAGGCCTTCCGCCGGGCTAACACGGCCATGCTGTTGCAGATGATAATATCGGATGACCTGGCCTACGCCGGTGAGCCCAAACCCTACGACGATTTCCCGGAGCACTACGCCGCCACGAATTATACCGAGCTGGAAGGGTTTCGCAACCATCCGGGGCGGCGGGCACGAGGGGGCGGCCATATTCCGTTCAGCTACCGGCCTTTTCAGCTGGCTTTTCTGCTCATGAGCCTCAACTCGGTGACGGTGAATGAGGCGCGGGACGCGGAAGCACAAGGCACGGCCGGGCAGCTACCGGACCGGGAACTGGTGGACCTCATCTGGTTTCCGACCGGAGGCGGCAAAACCGAAGCCTACCTGGCCGTAACCGCGCTGGCCATTATCTGGCGTCGCTGGCACGGGGGCGAGCGCGGGCAAAAGGGGGTGGCCGTAATGATGCGCTACACCCTGCGCCTGCTCACCACGCAACAGTCGGAGCGGGCCAGCCGGCTGATGTGCGCGCTGGAGTTTCTGCGCACGATGTGGCGCGACGCGGCCGGCCGAAAGGTGCTCGGGCGCGAGCCACTTACCCTGGGGCTGTGGGTAGGCCAGGCTACTACGCCCAATACCCGCGCTGAAGCCGGGCAAGCCTACGAGGAGTTGCTGGAAGAAATCCGGCAAACGAATTACCAGTTAAACCGGCCCAAAACGAAGGCTAAAGCAAAAGAATATACCCGCAAGCCCAGCTTTCAAAAGAATGTGTTTCAGCTGGCCTCCTGCCCGTGGTGTGGCTGCGAGACTATTAGCGTTCAGCGCGGGCAATACCACACCGGCTTTGATGCCACCGGCCAGCTCACCTGCCTGAACGAGCGCTGCCACTTCGGCCAGCGCGATGCAGCGGGGCAGGCTATTCACCCAGTGCCGGTAAGCGTAGTAGACGAAGAGCTGTATAAGCACCCGCCCACGCTGCTCTTTGCCACGGTTGATAAGTTTGCCATGCTGCCCCACAAGGAGAAAGCCGGCCTGTTCTTCCGGCAGGCAGGCACGGCTCCTCCCGGGCTCATCATTCAAGACGAACTGCACCTGTTGAGCGGCCCCTTGGGCTCGCTGACTGGGCTGTTTGAGCGCGTGGTGAAGGAGCTGTGCACCGACCCGCTGGGCCAGCGCCCTCCCAAGATAATTGCCTCGACGGCCACCACCCGCAATACGGCCGCCCAGGTGCGGGCCCTGTACGACCGGCCGGTATCCATTTTTCCGCCGGCGGGCATTCGCTACGACGACTCGTTTTTTGCCTACAACACCAGCGAGAGCCAGCGCCGCCACGTGGGCGTGATGGCCACCGGCAAAACCAACCTGGACATGCAGCTGCAGCTGGTTTCGCTACTGCTGCTGGCCCGCACCGAGGCCTGGCGCGCCCTACGGCCCACCTACGCCACCGAGGCTGACGCCCTAACCCGCCTGGACCGCTACTGGACTCTGGTGCTGTACTACAACAGCCTGCGCGACGTGGGCAAGATGTATAACAAAGTCAGCTCGGAAGTTTTTGGCCTGCTCCAGGCCGGGCATCAGCACTTGAACCTGGACGGCCCCGGCCGGCAGTGGCCCTACTATGGTCTGATGAGCCGGACCCGGGAACTGACCAGCCGAGTGGAAAGCAACAAAATCAAGGACGCACTCCACGAGTTGGGAGAGCCGTTGAAGCTGAACGCGGCTGACAGTGAGCAGCGGCGGGTGGTAAGCGGAGTGGATTTGGTGCTGGCCAGCAATATGTTGTCGGTGGGTATTGACATCGGCCGCCTTAACCTGATGGTGCTCTGCGGGCAGCCGCGCAACAGCGCTGAATACATTCAGGCCAGCTCCCGCGTGGCGCGTACCGACCAGGGGCTGGTATTCAGCCTGCTGGATGCCAACCGGGCGCGTGAGAAATCCATCTTCGAGCAATACACCGGCTTCAACCAGACCTACTACAAGCACGTGGAGCCGCTGAGCCTGACTCCGTTCACGCCCCAAACGCTGGACCGGATGCTCAACAGCCTGCTGGTAACCTGGGTGCGGCACTACAAGGGCCAGCCGGCCGCGGCTTTCGAGCTGGAAATGGCCACCGCGCTGGGCGAACTGCTGGGCGAGCAACTAACGGAAGACCCAGCCCTGGCCGCCAACCTGCAAGCCCGCTTAGCTGTGCTGGCCAATGACTGGCTGGCCAAAAAGCAGGCCGGCCTGAGCGTGGACAAACCCCTGCACTACAAGAATAAGAAACATAATACTCCGCTTCTGAGCAAAGAGCCCGGCGAGCCGCACCACCCCAACCACTGGAACCTGCCGACCTCCATGCGGGAGGTGGATACGGAAACGACGCTGGGCTTCCGGCCCGAAGCGGAACCCGTCGCCGCCGCGCCCGCCATGCCAACGATATAG
- a CDS encoding type I restriction endonuclease subunit R: MASGTQEKDLEQDIENYLLAHGYLQVAPQAYSPELGLVPTEVMAFLQSTQPKAYDALVAQYGPDNTPGQILQRLAKQIQDKGVLPVLREGFKISGQKLRLAYFRPASGLNPEHETLYQQNRFGVMRQVRYATIKKDADNSVDLVLTLNGLPLLTAELKNALTGQYISDAMRQYKEDRNPQEPLFQYRRCLVHFAVSTEQVYMTTKLAGAGTFFLPFNQDVVNPPNPTGFATAYLWEEVWAPDSLLELVQHFVFEQTTEEQVYNDKKGELEMQRSTRLLFPRYHQRRAVRRLLAAVQAEGAGGRYLIKHSAGSGKSNTLSWLAHRLANFYQHPADARPLFDSVIVVTDRRLLNKQLSDNVKGFEQTTGVIFQVQDSTPSAELKQAIEDGRRLILTTLQRFPVISATIAQVPGRRYAVLIDEAHSSQSGESARHLKKALSLEEAAEVEADEPTLEDLVLADIARTGPQPNVSFFAFTATPKPKTIELFGTRQNGKVEPFDEYTMRQAIKEGFILDVLRAYTSLKRYYKLATKAVELDDKEYEKGPVVRLLSQFVDLTDHAIELKTRLMLAHFQQHTQKAIKGRARAMVVTRSRLHAVRYKRKFDEVMQGMGLPYRALVAFSGTVSDPDTGEDYTEVGMNRLDGKASIEAALKLPQFRLLIVANKFQTGFDEPLLHTMYVDKKLGGINTVQTLSRLNRTTRHKDDTLVLDFVNEPAQVQEDFQGYYHRNLMAEEAQTDPNALYDVQDQLMAVPVVREEDLDRFAEIYLQNTDNLHLLQPLLDSCVGRFLALEEDAQNHFRAAAGEYVRLYRFLSQLITFKDVDLAKLYYLLSHLVKKLPAEGSKLPREVLNDVKLDSYKILEQGTQKLGLEEEDGPLQGLTPGGGSSGGSEEVYDYLSAIIKTLNDTFGLELTESDKVDFEVIRTKVEADTDLAGAFKANNSEQNIEAKFSEVLDNALLDFIDTKLELYNKLSEDKANAQMKRLWFKSMLAQRLGGGGTARGAAI, encoded by the coding sequence ATGGCCAGCGGCACGCAGGAAAAAGACCTGGAACAGGACATTGAGAATTACCTCCTCGCCCACGGCTACTTACAGGTAGCGCCGCAGGCATATTCGCCGGAGCTAGGCCTGGTGCCGACGGAGGTAATGGCCTTCCTGCAAAGCACGCAGCCCAAGGCCTACGATGCGCTGGTAGCTCAATACGGCCCCGACAATACGCCGGGCCAGATTTTGCAGCGGCTGGCCAAGCAGATTCAGGACAAGGGCGTGCTGCCCGTTCTGCGCGAAGGCTTCAAAATAAGTGGGCAGAAGCTGCGCCTGGCCTACTTCCGCCCCGCCAGCGGCCTCAACCCCGAGCATGAAACCTTGTACCAGCAAAACCGCTTCGGGGTGATGCGGCAGGTGCGCTACGCCACCATCAAGAAAGACGCCGATAATTCCGTGGACCTGGTGCTGACCCTGAACGGGCTGCCCCTGCTCACGGCCGAGCTGAAAAATGCCCTCACCGGCCAGTACATCAGCGACGCCATGCGGCAGTACAAGGAAGACCGCAACCCGCAGGAGCCGCTGTTTCAGTACCGGCGCTGCCTGGTGCATTTTGCCGTGAGCACTGAGCAAGTGTACATGACCACCAAGCTGGCCGGGGCGGGCACCTTCTTCCTGCCCTTCAACCAGGACGTGGTGAACCCACCCAACCCAACCGGCTTTGCCACCGCTTACCTCTGGGAGGAAGTGTGGGCGCCGGACTCGCTGCTGGAGCTGGTTCAGCACTTCGTGTTTGAGCAAACCACCGAGGAGCAGGTGTATAACGACAAGAAGGGCGAGCTGGAGATGCAGCGGAGCACGCGGCTGCTGTTTCCGCGCTACCACCAGCGGCGGGCCGTGCGCCGGCTGCTGGCGGCGGTGCAGGCCGAGGGCGCGGGCGGGCGCTACCTCATCAAGCACTCGGCCGGCTCGGGCAAGAGCAACACGCTGAGCTGGCTAGCCCACCGGCTGGCCAATTTCTACCAGCACCCCGCCGATGCCCGGCCGCTGTTCGACTCTGTGATAGTGGTGACAGACCGCCGTCTGCTCAACAAGCAGCTTTCCGACAACGTGAAGGGCTTCGAGCAAACCACGGGCGTGATATTTCAGGTGCAGGATAGTACGCCGAGCGCTGAGCTGAAGCAGGCCATTGAAGACGGCCGCCGGCTGATACTGACCACGCTGCAGCGGTTCCCGGTCATTTCGGCCACCATCGCGCAGGTGCCCGGCCGCCGCTACGCCGTGCTGATAGACGAGGCCCACAGCAGCCAGAGCGGCGAAAGCGCCCGCCACCTCAAAAAAGCGCTTAGCCTGGAAGAAGCCGCGGAGGTCGAAGCCGACGAGCCCACCCTGGAAGACCTGGTGCTGGCCGACATCGCCAGGACCGGGCCGCAGCCCAACGTGTCGTTCTTTGCCTTCACGGCCACGCCCAAGCCCAAGACGATAGAGCTGTTTGGCACCCGGCAAAACGGTAAGGTGGAGCCCTTCGACGAGTACACCATGCGTCAGGCCATCAAGGAAGGCTTTATTCTGGATGTGCTGCGGGCCTACACCAGCTTAAAGCGCTACTACAAGCTGGCCACCAAGGCCGTGGAACTCGACGACAAGGAGTACGAGAAAGGCCCGGTGGTGCGGCTGCTGAGCCAGTTTGTGGACCTCACCGACCACGCCATCGAACTGAAAACCCGGCTCATGCTGGCCCATTTTCAGCAGCACACCCAAAAGGCCATTAAGGGCCGGGCGCGGGCCATGGTGGTCACCCGCTCGCGCCTGCACGCCGTGCGCTACAAGCGCAAGTTTGACGAGGTGATGCAGGGCATGGGCCTACCCTACCGGGCACTGGTGGCGTTCTCGGGCACCGTGAGCGACCCCGACACCGGCGAAGACTACACCGAAGTCGGCATGAACAGGCTCGATGGCAAAGCCAGCATCGAGGCGGCGCTGAAGCTGCCACAGTTCCGCCTCCTGATTGTCGCCAACAAGTTTCAGACCGGCTTCGACGAGCCCCTGCTTCACACCATGTACGTGGACAAGAAGCTGGGCGGCATCAACACCGTGCAGACGCTGAGCCGGCTCAACCGCACCACCCGCCACAAAGACGACACCCTGGTGCTGGACTTCGTGAACGAACCGGCCCAGGTGCAGGAAGACTTCCAGGGCTACTACCACCGTAACCTGATGGCGGAGGAAGCGCAAACCGACCCCAACGCCCTCTACGACGTGCAGGACCAGCTGATGGCCGTGCCCGTGGTGCGCGAAGAAGACCTGGACCGCTTCGCCGAAATCTACCTGCAGAACACTGACAACCTGCACCTGCTCCAACCGCTGCTGGACAGCTGCGTGGGTCGCTTTCTGGCCTTGGAGGAGGATGCACAGAACCACTTCCGCGCCGCTGCCGGCGAGTATGTGCGCCTGTACCGCTTCCTGAGCCAGCTGATTACTTTCAAGGATGTGGACCTGGCCAAGCTCTATTACTTGTTGAGCCATCTGGTTAAAAAGCTGCCCGCCGAGGGCTCGAAGCTGCCCCGCGAAGTGCTGAACGACGTGAAGCTGGACTCCTACAAAATTCTGGAGCAAGGCACCCAAAAGCTGGGCCTGGAAGAAGAGGACGGCCCCTTACAGGGCCTGACGCCCGGGGGCGGCAGTAGCGGCGGCAGCGAGGAAGTGTACGACTACCTGTCGGCCATCATCAAAACCCTGAACGACACCTTCGGCCTGGAGCTGACGGAATCCGACAAAGTTGACTTCGAGGTCATCCGCACCAAGGTAGAAGCCGACACCGACCTGGCCGGCGCCTTCAAGGCCAACAACTCCGAGCAGAACATCGAGGCGAAGTTCAGCGAGGTGCTGGACAATGCGCTGCTGGATTTCATTGACACCAAGCTGGAGCTCTACAACAAGCTGAGCGAAGACAAAGCCAATGCGCAAATGAAGCGGCTCTGGTTCAAATCCATGCTGGCGCAGCGCTTGGGTGGTGGTGGCACGGCGCGGGGCGCGGCAATATGA
- a CDS encoding restriction endonuclease subunit S, whose product MNKYEKTKSSGLDWLGDIPSHWQVKRLKNIARINPLKNIADDADDVTTFLPMEKVSEKGEIDCSLKRPVKDLLNGFTYFEKNDIILAKITPCFENGKGAYLDKLDTPFGFGSTEFHVIRTLEKLDATFLYYVTTSNLFRDLGEASMTGSGGQKRVPTSFVENFPLAFPPLPEQRAIAAYLDQKNRPARHAADAERNPAAEAAPEAAGPHRRSRDAGA is encoded by the coding sequence ATGAACAAGTACGAAAAAACCAAGTCTTCGGGCCTTGATTGGTTGGGGGATATACCAAGCCATTGGCAGGTAAAAAGGCTAAAGAATATTGCTCGCATTAATCCGCTCAAGAATATTGCAGATGATGCGGACGACGTGACGACTTTTCTGCCGATGGAAAAAGTCAGTGAGAAAGGCGAAATAGATTGCAGCTTAAAACGGCCGGTAAAAGACCTGCTTAATGGCTTCACGTATTTCGAGAAAAACGATATTATTCTGGCTAAGATCACACCGTGTTTCGAGAATGGCAAAGGCGCTTACCTAGACAAATTGGATACGCCTTTTGGGTTTGGCTCAACCGAATTTCATGTCATTCGAACCCTGGAAAAGCTTGATGCGACGTTTCTCTATTATGTAACGACGTCCAATCTATTTCGGGATTTGGGCGAGGCATCCATGACAGGTTCTGGTGGCCAAAAACGGGTTCCTACGTCATTCGTGGAGAACTTCCCGCTGGCATTTCCTCCCCTCCCCGAGCAGCGCGCCATTGCCGCCTACCTCGACCAAAAAAACCGCCCAGCTCGACACGCTGCTGACGCAGAAAGAAACCCTGCTGCAGAAGCTGCACCAGAAGCGGCAGGCCCTCATCGACGAAGCCGTGACGCAGGGGCTTGA
- a CDS encoding DUF1998 domain-containing protein has product MPATDSLQTRKLCSAYGGVGSLIESRLGALRILSANEWPYLRGKSPRAYREENRLNDIRLLARLRCLFPELRRLARMPSNPPLAFAGAPSRPRVAVDFFPKWMYCPSCARFDHHANWRRQWYLTATRKTAFEVSRFEEAPRCDYCFHNDKLSGPARWQTLEQVRFVMTSPAGSIADVPWPHWALRHRQEKETAAPEAPHDDATTPEEAGEASTTTLAMQRDLPKGTELYYRTSGRLNDLKGITIEARRRLADGGTERLGSATLSGLFGLRVPETDMEEYGVERPRRGVPMKPVLRASNSVYYPHIVQSLYLPGEQPEVVGTDAQGPSTPTGLTQAMAQTLRENHEDEMPVHRNLKRLFDKHGVELSTEQFEELLAAGFVIPAPAPAMPPVPEPSLPGEEDYRRAEYQYITTQATPADAKELLLRPLDLTDAVPGLGPAWQLDRLKMTAVQTSYTRQQPLDRDAVLAQDEKGNPLSIRRRFTFKYGLKTHTLLGVESYGEGLFFTLNAERLRQWENKPSVLKRLDQLLANQGAMSAGSPGAARKATARFVLLHTLSHLLVRELEFQCGYPATSLQERLYVGPQMQGLLIYTIAGSEGSYGGLVSLGRTGRLPGLFQSALQRATDCAADPICWHTDAQGQGVGGLNLAACAACALLPETSCEEFNSLLDRRLVVDPEFGFFANNQSS; this is encoded by the coding sequence ATGCCTGCTACTGATTCTTTACAAACCCGCAAGCTTTGCAGCGCCTACGGCGGCGTGGGCTCGCTCATCGAGTCGCGCCTGGGTGCGCTGCGCATCCTGTCGGCCAACGAATGGCCTTACCTGCGCGGAAAGAGCCCCCGTGCCTACCGCGAGGAAAACCGCCTGAACGATATTCGCCTGCTGGCCCGCCTGCGCTGCCTGTTCCCGGAGCTGCGCCGCCTGGCCCGCATGCCCTCTAACCCGCCCCTGGCTTTTGCGGGTGCCCCCAGCCGGCCCCGGGTGGCCGTGGACTTTTTTCCGAAGTGGATGTACTGCCCCAGCTGTGCCCGCTTCGACCACCACGCCAATTGGCGCCGACAGTGGTACCTGACGGCCACCCGCAAGACGGCGTTTGAAGTAAGCCGCTTCGAGGAAGCGCCGCGTTGCGACTACTGCTTCCACAACGACAAGCTGAGCGGGCCAGCCCGCTGGCAAACGCTGGAGCAGGTACGCTTCGTGATGACCTCGCCGGCCGGCAGCATCGCCGATGTGCCGTGGCCGCACTGGGCGTTGCGGCATCGGCAGGAAAAAGAAACAGCGGCTCCCGAAGCGCCGCACGATGACGCCACTACCCCGGAGGAAGCCGGTGAAGCAAGTACCACCACGCTGGCCATGCAGCGGGATTTGCCCAAGGGCACGGAGCTGTACTACCGCACATCGGGCCGCCTGAACGACCTCAAGGGCATCACCATTGAGGCGCGGCGGCGGCTGGCCGATGGCGGCACCGAGCGCCTGGGCAGTGCCACGCTGTCGGGCTTGTTTGGCCTGCGGGTGCCGGAAACCGATATGGAGGAGTACGGCGTAGAGCGCCCACGCCGCGGCGTGCCGATGAAACCGGTGCTGCGCGCCAGCAATAGCGTGTACTATCCGCACATCGTGCAGAGCCTCTACCTGCCCGGCGAGCAGCCGGAAGTGGTAGGCACCGACGCGCAAGGCCCTTCAACCCCGACCGGCCTTACGCAGGCCATGGCCCAAACCCTTCGGGAAAACCACGAGGACGAAATGCCGGTGCACCGCAACCTGAAACGATTATTTGATAAGCATGGTGTTGAGCTAAGCACGGAACAATTTGAGGAGCTACTGGCAGCCGGTTTTGTCATTCCGGCGCCGGCTCCGGCCATGCCGCCCGTGCCCGAACCCAGTCTGCCCGGCGAGGAAGATTATCGACGGGCTGAATACCAATACATCACTACACAGGCAACGCCAGCGGATGCCAAGGAGCTGCTGTTGCGCCCGCTCGATTTAACAGATGCGGTGCCTGGCCTCGGGCCGGCCTGGCAGCTTGACCGGCTGAAAATGACGGCGGTGCAAACATCTTACACGCGGCAGCAGCCGCTGGACCGGGATGCTGTGCTGGCGCAGGACGAGAAAGGCAACCCGCTCAGCATCCGCCGGCGCTTTACCTTTAAGTACGGCCTCAAAACCCATACCCTGCTCGGCGTAGAAAGCTACGGGGAGGGGCTGTTCTTTACCCTTAATGCCGAACGGCTGCGGCAATGGGAAAACAAGCCTTCCGTTTTGAAAAGGCTCGACCAGTTACTGGCCAACCAGGGGGCGATGTCGGCGGGCTCGCCGGGGGCGGCACGCAAGGCGACGGCCCGTTTCGTGCTGCTGCACACCCTCAGCCACCTGCTGGTACGCGAGCTGGAATTCCAGTGCGGCTACCCGGCTACCTCGTTGCAGGAGCGCCTGTACGTGGGGCCGCAGATGCAGGGCTTGCTGATTTACACCATTGCCGGATCGGAGGGCTCGTATGGTGGCCTTGTGTCGCTGGGCCGGACGGGCCGGCTGCCGGGCCTGTTCCAATCGGCCTTGCAGCGGGCTACCGACTGCGCGGCGGACCCCATCTGCTGGCATACCGATGCGCAGGGACAGGGAGTGGGCGGGCTGAACCTGGCAGCCTGCGCGGCCTGCGCGCTGCTACCTGAAACCTCTTGCGAGGAGTTCAACTCGCTGCTCGACCGCCGACTGGTAGTGGACCCGGAGTTTGGCTTTTTCGCAAATAACCAATCCAGCTAG